The following proteins are encoded in a genomic region of Paenibacillus sp. FSL H3-0469:
- a CDS encoding Na+/H+ antiporter subunit A: protein MLHIIILLPFLLSALLLLTRQTARFHLGWLVLPLPAALFLYLLTRIPVIRAGDSIVDTFAWMPSFGVNITLILDGLSLIFVLLISGMGALVVLYSIFYLDKQTEGIRRFYMYLLIFMGAMLGVVLSDNLIVLYGFWELTSISSFLLIAFWYGRERSGYGALKSMLITVFGGLAMFAGFNLLYVMTGTYSIREIIALAGTITDHAMFIPAMLLILLGAFTKSAQFPFHIWLPDAMEAPTPVSAYLHSATMVKAGIYLVARLTPVFAGQAEWFWLVSVTGLLTLIYGSFKAIRQTDLKALLAYSTISQLGLIMSLFGLGSAAGFAGGRQDAIFYTMATTAALFHLINHAVFKGSLFMVVGIIDHETGTRDLRKLGGLMSLMPITFSVALMGAFSMAGLPPFSGFLSKEMFFTAVLNIREFDVLNSAFWLQLFPVIAWIASVFTFVYSMILVFKTFGGKLHSDKLDKTPHEAPLGLLLAPVILISFTLVFAFFPDLVSVTLIEPAMASIHTGMLSPGESFETSIHFWHGWTPEIFMTLGVVAAGILLFKSYTRLRVLDREARGRNTLNRVYDASLRLLERGSARLTDAYMTGSNRHYLLYIFSFLIVAVLSVLLREPGISFGMKQYADLSFYEWAVIVTMLLAAFAVPFAKSRVNAILFTGGVGYMVTLLFVLFRAPDLALTQMIIETVSVILFLLCFRYLPKLRKQKENMRFKLPNLIISLGVGVTVTLVALAAMGSSPFASISEYFLQESYALAGGKNVVNVILVDFRGFDTLFEIMVLGIASLGIYALVHLRMEEEPKRIDPQLAVPLRSNDVILQTMSKGIVIIILIFSLYLFFAGHNHPGGGFIGALMTSAALILITIAFGMDQIRKVFPVNYRLLTAAGLMLAILTASGSFLFGVPFLSHSFGHFHLPILGDVELATAVLFDLGVYLAVVGVAMNIILTIGGDKRWN, encoded by the coding sequence GTGCTGCATATCATCATTCTTCTTCCGTTTCTACTATCCGCGCTGTTACTGCTGACCAGACAAACTGCGCGCTTCCATCTGGGATGGCTCGTTCTGCCCCTGCCAGCGGCGCTATTCCTGTATTTGCTGACGAGGATTCCTGTGATCCGTGCAGGTGATTCTATAGTAGACACCTTCGCCTGGATGCCGTCTTTTGGAGTGAATATCACCTTGATCCTGGATGGGCTAAGTCTGATCTTTGTCCTGCTGATTTCGGGAATGGGCGCGCTTGTTGTGCTATACTCCATTTTTTATCTCGACAAACAGACGGAGGGAATCCGGCGGTTCTATATGTACCTGCTCATCTTCATGGGCGCCATGCTGGGGGTAGTGCTGTCCGATAATCTGATCGTACTATACGGGTTCTGGGAACTTACCAGTATATCCTCATTCCTGCTTATTGCTTTCTGGTACGGGCGGGAAAGATCCGGTTATGGGGCACTCAAGTCTATGCTGATCACCGTGTTCGGCGGACTTGCCATGTTTGCCGGATTTAATCTGCTGTATGTGATGACCGGTACTTATAGTATCCGCGAGATTATTGCATTGGCAGGAACCATCACGGATCACGCTATGTTTATCCCGGCTATGCTGCTGATTCTGCTGGGAGCCTTTACGAAATCGGCTCAGTTTCCGTTCCATATCTGGCTGCCGGACGCCATGGAAGCTCCGACTCCGGTCAGCGCCTATCTTCACTCCGCTACCATGGTCAAGGCAGGGATTTATCTGGTGGCCAGGCTTACTCCTGTCTTTGCGGGGCAAGCGGAGTGGTTCTGGCTGGTGTCTGTAACCGGCCTGCTTACTTTGATCTATGGGTCGTTCAAAGCGATCCGGCAGACAGATCTCAAAGCCTTACTGGCCTATTCTACGATCAGCCAATTGGGCCTCATCATGTCACTCTTTGGTCTGGGATCAGCAGCCGGCTTTGCCGGCGGAAGACAAGACGCGATTTTTTATACGATGGCTACTACAGCCGCGCTGTTCCACCTCATCAATCATGCTGTGTTCAAAGGCAGCCTGTTCATGGTGGTAGGTATCATCGACCATGAGACCGGCACCCGCGATCTCCGCAAGCTGGGCGGATTGATGTCTCTTATGCCGATTACCTTCTCGGTCGCACTAATGGGGGCGTTCTCCATGGCCGGGCTGCCGCCGTTCAGCGGATTTCTCAGCAAGGAGATGTTTTTCACTGCGGTACTGAATATCCGCGAGTTCGATGTTCTGAATTCAGCATTCTGGCTGCAGCTCTTTCCTGTCATTGCCTGGATTGCGAGTGTATTTACTTTTGTATACAGTATGATTCTTGTATTTAAGACCTTCGGCGGTAAGCTGCATTCAGACAAACTGGACAAAACGCCGCATGAAGCTCCACTAGGACTCTTGCTGGCACCCGTCATTCTGATTTCTTTTACACTAGTGTTTGCCTTTTTCCCGGATCTGGTCTCGGTCACGCTGATTGAGCCGGCAATGGCCTCCATACACACGGGGATGCTCTCTCCGGGAGAAAGCTTTGAGACTTCTATTCATTTCTGGCACGGCTGGACACCCGAGATCTTCATGACACTTGGTGTTGTAGCCGCCGGAATTCTCCTGTTCAAAAGCTATACCCGTCTGCGGGTGCTGGACCGTGAAGCCAGGGGGCGGAATACGCTTAACCGGGTGTATGATGCGTCGCTCCGGCTACTGGAACGGGGGTCTGCGCGTTTGACAGATGCTTATATGACCGGCTCTAACCGCCATTATCTACTCTATATCTTCAGCTTTTTGATCGTGGCTGTGCTTAGTGTTCTCCTCCGGGAACCCGGGATCAGCTTTGGCATGAAGCAGTATGCGGACTTATCCTTCTATGAATGGGCCGTTATTGTAACGATGCTGCTGGCAGCCTTTGCTGTTCCTTTTGCCAAATCACGGGTCAATGCGATCCTATTCACTGGCGGTGTCGGGTACATGGTAACGCTGCTGTTTGTCCTTTTCCGGGCACCTGATCTTGCGCTGACCCAGATGATTATTGAGACCGTGTCCGTCATCCTGTTCCTGCTCTGTTTCCGGTACTTGCCGAAGCTGAGGAAGCAGAAGGAGAACATGCGCTTCAAGTTGCCTAACCTGATCATCTCGCTTGGTGTGGGTGTAACAGTGACGCTGGTCGCTCTGGCAGCAATGGGCAGCAGTCCGTTCGCGTCCATCTCCGAGTATTTCTTACAAGAAAGCTACGCTCTGGCGGGCGGAAAAAATGTAGTTAACGTCATTCTTGTAGACTTCCGCGGATTCGATACTTTGTTTGAGATCATGGTGCTGGGCATCGCTTCGCTGGGCATTTATGCCCTTGTCCATCTGAGAATGGAAGAGGAGCCTAAGCGAATTGATCCGCAGCTGGCTGTACCTCTGCGCAGTAATGATGTGATTCTGCAGACGATGTCCAAAGGAATTGTCATCATCATTCTGATCTTCTCCCTGTATCTGTTCTTTGCAGGTCATAATCATCCGGGGGGAGGCTTCATTGGCGCATTGATGACTTCCGCAGCGCTTATACTGATAACCATCGCGTTTGGCATGGATCAGATTCGTAAAGTGTTTCCTGTAAACTACCGTCTGCTCACGGCAGCAGGGCTCATGCTGGCTATTCTTACAGCTTCAGGCTCATTTCTCTTTGGTGTCCCTTTTCTGAGTCATTCCTTCGGACACTTCCATCTTCCTATCCTTGGAGATGTCGAACTGGCAACAGCTGTGCTATTTGACTTAGGCGTCTATTTAGCAGTGGTAGGAGTTGCGATGAACATTATTTTAACGATTGGAGGGGATAAAAGATGGAACTAG
- a CDS encoding Na(+)/H(+) antiporter subunit C gives MELVMAIAIGILFTIGVYLILSKILLRVVLGTSLLTHGVHLLLLTMAGLKRGAAPVLGNEETYVDPLPQALILTSIVISFGVTAFYFVLAYRSYQALGTDEIDSIKEAKE, from the coding sequence ATGGAACTAGTAATGGCGATAGCAATAGGCATTCTGTTTACTATAGGGGTGTACCTGATTTTGTCCAAAATCCTCCTGCGGGTTGTCCTGGGAACCTCCTTACTGACGCATGGTGTACATCTGCTGCTTCTGACCATGGCCGGACTCAAGCGGGGGGCAGCTCCTGTGCTGGGTAATGAGGAGACTTATGTCGACCCGCTGCCGCAGGCTCTGATCCTGACCTCTATCGTGATCAGCTTCGGCGTAACTGCCTTCTATTTCGTGCTTGCTTACCGCTCTTATCAGGCCTTAGGTACGGATGAAATCGACAGTATCAAGGAGGCCAAGGAATGA
- a CDS encoding Na+/H+ antiporter subunit D, translating into MNNLLVLPILIPLCTAVILILFKEQIRLQRGISVVSGILTILSTALLVTRVHADGILTLQMGGWVPPYGIVFVGDMFALLMVMMASIVSFAILLYSFSSIGEQRERYYYYTFFHFLLVGVYGSFLTGDIFNLFVFFEVMLISSYALISLGGTKLQLRETAKYLLINIVSSTLFVAAVAYLYAAVGTLNMAHLSQRIAEAGQGGILNVIAVLFLIVFSLKAGLFLFYWLPGSYGAPPSAIRALFGALLTKVGLYAIIRTFTLMFVNDTSLTHSLIAWMAAATMILGSIGAVAYKDITRILNYNVIISVGFVAFGLAAGTGDSLNGVIFYLLHDMLAKGLLFILGGLIISAAGTDRLSGMGGMIKKYPLLGWMFFILALALVGIPPLSGFAGKLLIIRGALDAGMLTLSLIGLGSSFMVLYSLIKMFRLAFWGNEPERELPAVNLKRASAVAAALLVLVIAMGIGADALYAYVAQAGEVLASPAEYIQAILKE; encoded by the coding sequence ATGAATAACCTTCTGGTTCTGCCTATTCTGATTCCGTTATGTACAGCAGTGATTCTGATTCTATTCAAAGAGCAGATACGCCTTCAGCGGGGGATTAGCGTAGTTAGCGGTATCCTTACTATCCTTAGTACAGCCTTGCTGGTTACACGTGTACATGCTGATGGCATTCTGACCTTACAAATGGGAGGGTGGGTACCCCCTTACGGAATTGTATTTGTTGGAGATATGTTCGCTTTACTAATGGTGATGATGGCTTCCATCGTAAGCTTCGCCATATTGCTCTATTCCTTCAGCAGCATTGGAGAGCAGAGGGAGCGGTATTATTATTATACTTTCTTTCATTTTTTGCTGGTCGGGGTATACGGCTCTTTCCTTACAGGAGATATTTTCAACTTGTTCGTCTTCTTTGAGGTGATGCTGATTTCTTCATATGCCCTTATCTCCCTGGGAGGGACCAAGCTGCAGTTACGGGAGACGGCGAAATACCTGCTGATCAATATTGTGTCGTCAACGTTGTTTGTAGCAGCCGTAGCGTATCTGTATGCGGCTGTAGGGACGCTGAATATGGCGCATTTGTCACAGCGGATTGCTGAAGCGGGGCAAGGAGGCATATTGAACGTAATTGCTGTACTTTTTTTAATCGTATTCTCCTTAAAAGCGGGGCTGTTCCTGTTCTATTGGCTCCCAGGATCGTACGGCGCACCGCCTTCGGCGATCAGAGCACTATTTGGTGCTCTTCTTACCAAAGTAGGACTATATGCCATTATCCGCACGTTCACCCTGATGTTTGTGAATGATACCAGTCTCACGCATAGCTTGATCGCCTGGATGGCTGCGGCAACCATGATTCTGGGCAGCATTGGGGCAGTGGCCTACAAGGATATCACTCGGATTCTTAACTATAATGTCATTATTAGTGTCGGATTTGTGGCTTTCGGGCTTGCTGCAGGTACCGGGGATTCGCTGAACGGAGTCATCTTCTATCTGCTTCACGATATGCTGGCTAAAGGGCTCCTGTTTATACTGGGCGGATTAATCATCTCCGCAGCAGGAACAGATCGTTTGAGTGGTATGGGAGGCATGATCAAAAAATATCCGCTGCTGGGCTGGATGTTCTTCATCCTGGCTCTTGCATTGGTAGGGATTCCGCCGCTGAGCGGTTTTGCCGGAAAGCTGCTGATCATCCGCGGAGCTTTGGATGCCGGTATGCTGACACTGTCTCTGATCGGTCTCGGCTCAAGCTTTATGGTGCTGTATTCCTTAATCAAGATGTTCAGGCTGGCCTTCTGGGGAAATGAACCTGAGAGAGAACTGCCTGCTGTGAACCTGAAGAGAGCTTCTGCTGTCGCCGCTGCACTGCTTGTGCTTGTCATTGCAATGGGTATTGGAGCAGATGCTCTATATGCCTATGTAGCACAGGCCGGAGAGGTTCTGGCTTCACCTGCGGAATACATTCAAGCCATACTGAAGGAGTAG
- a CDS encoding Na+/H+ antiporter subunit E, with amino-acid sequence MALQFLFNLLVALLWMAINNSSSGATFLIGFLLGIGMLLLFRRSKPQARPFYLKRLWSIFKLLLIFIRELTISNFVVIYHILRPKLAIRPGIFAYETALTSAWEVTLLSCLICLTPGTLTLDVSRDGKTLFIHAIDIKDAEEMVKQIRGNFEQVIMEVTR; translated from the coding sequence ATGGCTCTACAATTCTTGTTTAATCTGTTAGTTGCTTTATTGTGGATGGCAATCAATAATAGCAGCTCCGGCGCCACTTTTCTTATCGGGTTTCTGCTCGGCATAGGGATGCTGCTGTTATTCAGAAGATCCAAGCCTCAGGCCCGGCCATTTTATTTAAAACGCCTATGGTCCATATTCAAGCTGCTGCTGATCTTTATCCGCGAATTGACCATCTCGAACTTTGTGGTAATTTATCATATTCTTCGTCCGAAGCTGGCGATCCGCCCTGGAATATTCGCCTATGAGACGGCGTTAACCTCAGCCTGGGAAGTTACACTGTTGTCTTGTCTAATATGTCTGACTCCTGGCACGCTGACCCTTGATGTGTCGAGGGATGGGAAGACCCTATTTATTCATGCCATTGACATCAAAGATGCTGAGGAAATGGTGAAGCAGATCCGGGGTAATTTCGAACAAGTGATCATGGAGGTGACCCGCTGA
- a CDS encoding Na(+)/H(+) antiporter subunit F1, with amino-acid sequence MVSVLLTTALIILGMAILACLFRLLKGPTRSDRVAALDTIGIHVLAMITVISMLLDTRNFLEVILVIGILTFIGTTALARYIERGVVVEEGGELHDR; translated from the coding sequence ATGGTCTCCGTACTATTAACTACCGCATTGATCATTCTGGGAATGGCCATACTCGCGTGCCTGTTCCGGCTTCTGAAAGGACCTACCCGTTCGGATAGGGTGGCCGCCCTAGATACGATAGGCATTCATGTACTGGCTATGATTACTGTCATTAGTATGCTGCTGGATACCCGCAATTTTCTTGAGGTAATTCTGGTTATAGGTATTCTGACGTTTATTGGAACCACTGCACTCGCAAGGTATATCGAACGTGGGGTTGTTGTGGAAGAAGGAGGGGAACTGCATGACAGGTGA
- the mnhG gene encoding monovalent cation/H(+) antiporter subunit G, whose amino-acid sequence MTGELFSSILVVLGAIFCGISAFGLIRLPDVYLRSHAATKSATFGVLCLLGGGFLYFWFKDGEISVKLLLAILFVFITSPVAGHLNGRAAYRSGVPLWKNSVQDDLLTHKERSKEQSEK is encoded by the coding sequence ATGACAGGTGAGTTGTTTAGCTCGATTCTAGTGGTGCTGGGCGCCATTTTTTGCGGCATCAGTGCCTTTGGCCTGATCCGGCTGCCCGATGTCTATCTGCGTTCACATGCGGCCACCAAAAGCGCAACGTTCGGGGTGTTATGTTTACTGGGCGGCGGCTTCCTTTACTTTTGGTTCAAAGATGGAGAGATCAGTGTCAAGCTGCTGCTGGCGATTCTTTTTGTATTCATCACTTCGCCGGTCGCAGGCCATCTAAATGGCCGGGCGGCCTACCGTTCGGGCGTTCCCTTGTGGAAAAACAGCGTACAGGATGATCTGCTGACCCATAAGGAAAGAAGTAAGGAGCAATCTGAGAAATGA
- a CDS encoding alpha/beta hydrolase, with protein sequence MPIVDVNGTTLYYEISGSGLPIVFIHDYSTSHHLFEPQAEYFSKRAKVIVYDLRGNGLSGKMNVEIGRIVDTQVEDLKALLDKLDVEKIVIVACSSGAILAQKFAYLFPERVITMILVDSYFQGDYSASGSKLKEALQFCAWISHYLPAEMFIKPLRITYHRWLLAYHILRKELMHKRTTEWIKQRMALKYSDGYGFALRLQIPVLIVSGNHNERVLEQVKKTAAKYPKAHLAIIENAMYPSHLCQPQLFNRLLLDYLKDQQCFQQELPG encoded by the coding sequence GTGCCTATTGTTGATGTCAACGGAACAACCTTGTATTATGAGATATCGGGTAGCGGTCTGCCCATCGTTTTTATCCATGATTATTCGACCTCCCACCATCTTTTTGAACCACAGGCGGAATATTTCAGTAAGCGCGCGAAAGTAATTGTCTATGATCTAAGAGGAAACGGGCTGTCAGGGAAGATGAATGTTGAGATTGGCCGGATCGTAGACACTCAAGTTGAGGATCTAAAGGCATTATTAGATAAGCTGGATGTAGAAAAGATTGTAATTGTAGCCTGCTCCAGTGGAGCTATACTTGCCCAGAAGTTCGCCTATCTATTCCCTGAGCGGGTGATTACCATGATTTTGGTGGATAGTTATTTTCAAGGTGATTACTCTGCTAGCGGAAGTAAGTTGAAAGAAGCGTTGCAGTTCTGTGCCTGGATTTCTCATTATCTCCCTGCTGAAATGTTTATCAAGCCTTTACGTATCACCTATCACAGGTGGCTCTTGGCTTACCATATCTTGAGAAAAGAGCTTATGCATAAACGGACGACAGAATGGATTAAGCAACGCATGGCGTTGAAGTATTCGGACGGTTACGGGTTTGCGCTGCGGCTGCAAATTCCGGTGCTGATCGTGTCAGGTAATCACAATGAGCGGGTGTTAGAGCAAGTTAAAAAAACAGCGGCTAAGTATCCCAAAGCTCATTTAGCGATCATCGAGAATGCCATGTATCCTAGTCACCTATGTCAACCGCAATTATTTAACCGGCTTTTGCTCGATTATCTAAAGGATCAACAGTGTTTTCAACAAGAGCTACCTGGCTGA
- a CDS encoding TrkH family potassium uptake protein: MFTKRYLWFTRKLSLTSSRIILLGFAVTIILGTIMLSLPVSSSTGTSVGWLNALFTSTSAVCVTGLVVLDTGTDFSNFGQIIILLLIQIGGLGFMTFSVLIAVILGKKIGLKERLLIQQSSNSIETQGVVRLSLSIVLISFIFETLGALLLTIRWANDLGVAKALYYGIFHSISAFNNAGFSLWSDSLSRYVGDPLVNIVISFLFIIGGIGFIVILDLYRKRSWKALSFHTKIVLITSGVLCFAGFLVIFVFELFNTRTFGTLTWGGRIWGGYFQGVVTRTAGFNSIDIGAMLPASQFFMIFLMFIGASSGSTGGGIKTTTFAVLILSIFSTIKGNADVQLLKKRIPQDLIFRSLAVMTISLGLVLGATFLLTITEYTRHTDILALLFEATSAFGTVGMSMGLTPDLSPIGKCIIIVIMYIGRLGPLTLAFALAQKSVKQKYRYPEDKLLIG, from the coding sequence ATGTTTACAAAAAGGTACCTTTGGTTTACTCGAAAACTCAGTCTAACCTCATCAAGAATTATTCTTTTAGGTTTTGCTGTAACCATCATTCTGGGGACAATTATGTTGTCCTTACCGGTATCTTCATCCACCGGAACTAGTGTGGGATGGCTAAATGCATTGTTTACCTCAACTTCAGCTGTGTGTGTCACTGGATTGGTGGTGCTGGATACAGGAACCGACTTTTCCAACTTTGGACAAATCATTATCCTGCTCCTCATTCAAATCGGAGGATTAGGATTCATGACGTTCAGTGTTCTAATTGCCGTAATTCTGGGGAAGAAGATTGGGCTGAAGGAGCGTTTACTCATCCAGCAATCTTCGAACTCCATTGAAACACAAGGGGTCGTCCGGCTATCACTAAGCATTGTACTAATCTCATTTATCTTCGAAACTCTTGGGGCATTGTTGTTGACCATCCGGTGGGCGAATGACCTGGGTGTTGCCAAAGCCCTATATTATGGAATTTTCCATTCCATCTCGGCCTTTAATAACGCAGGTTTTTCATTATGGTCGGATAGTCTGAGCCGGTATGTTGGTGATCCGTTAGTCAATATTGTCATTTCATTTTTATTTATCATTGGTGGAATTGGATTTATTGTGATTCTGGATCTATACCGCAAGAGAAGCTGGAAGGCTCTGTCTTTTCACACAAAAATCGTGCTAATCACTTCAGGAGTGCTTTGTTTTGCAGGGTTTCTGGTCATATTTGTCTTTGAGCTTTTTAATACCAGAACATTTGGTACACTCACATGGGGGGGAAGAATCTGGGGTGGATATTTCCAGGGAGTGGTTACCCGCACAGCGGGTTTCAACTCCATTGATATTGGTGCGATGTTACCGGCGTCCCAGTTCTTTATGATCTTTCTGATGTTCATAGGAGCTTCATCAGGCTCGACAGGCGGGGGGATCAAGACGACCACCTTTGCGGTACTCATATTAAGCATCTTCTCAACCATCAAGGGGAATGCTGATGTGCAGCTGCTAAAAAAACGGATACCTCAAGATCTTATTTTCAGATCACTGGCTGTAATGACCATCTCCTTAGGCCTTGTTCTTGGAGCAACCTTTTTATTAACAATTACTGAATATACCCGCCATACGGATATTCTTGCTCTTTTATTTGAAGCTACATCAGCCTTTGGAACCGTGGGCATGTCCATGGGCTTAACCCCTGATCTGTCACCAATTGGTAAATGTATCATCATAGTTATAATGTATATTGGGAGACTGGGCCCTTTAACCTTAGCCTTTGCCTTGGCACAAAAAAGTGTTAAACAGAAGTACCGTTACCCAGAGGACAAGTTGCTGATTGGTTAG
- a CDS encoding arsinothricin resistance N-acetyltransferase ArsN1 family A, whose protein sequence is MTTLTVRQATPEDIGSILRIYNQGIEDRIATLETETKDFSYMEAWFKDHQGRYSVIVAEREGEVIGWASLNPYSLRCAYNGVADLSVYIDRRFRGQGVGNSLLDSLHKVAKENSFYKIVLFTFPFNESGQGLYRKMGYRQVGLLEKQGIIDKTFIDVMIMEKLLL, encoded by the coding sequence ATCACTACATTAACTGTTCGTCAGGCCACACCAGAAGATATCGGTAGTATCCTCCGAATCTATAATCAGGGAATCGAGGATCGAATCGCTACACTTGAAACAGAGACGAAAGATTTCTCTTATATGGAGGCGTGGTTCAAAGATCATCAAGGCCGCTATAGCGTTATTGTAGCGGAACGAGAAGGTGAAGTGATTGGCTGGGCCTCCCTGAATCCCTATTCCCTCCGCTGCGCTTATAACGGGGTAGCTGACCTGTCCGTTTACATTGATCGCCGCTTCCGTGGCCAAGGTGTAGGCAACTCGCTCCTGGATTCTTTGCACAAGGTGGCCAAGGAAAATAGCTTTTATAAAATCGTTCTCTTTACCTTCCCGTTTAATGAGAGTGGTCAAGGGTTGTATCGGAAGATGGGCTACCGGCAGGTTGGTCTATTGGAGAAGCAGGGGATTATAGACAAAACGTTTATTGATGTGATGATTATGGAGAAGCTTCTACTATAA
- a CDS encoding arsenite methyltransferase has translation MNKLTNDQIRQNVRGRYQTIAVNKVEPASSCCSSADYDAISAELGYSNEDLAAVPEGANLGLGCGNPQAIAELRAGEYVMDLGSGGGFDCFLASRQVGEQGHVIGVDMTPEMISRARDNAIKGKFNNTEFRLGEIEHLPAADNSVNVIISNCVINLSPDKQQVFREAYRVLMPGGRLAISDIVTTAELPPEIKNDLGELYSGCISGASFISDLEMMLQESGFTEIHIEPKDESRTFIKDWVPGANVEQYIVSTVIKARKQS, from the coding sequence ATGAACAAACTTACGAATGACCAAATCCGCCAAAATGTACGGGGACGTTATCAAACGATTGCTGTAAATAAGGTCGAACCTGCCTCTTCCTGCTGCTCCTCTGCTGATTATGATGCTATATCCGCTGAATTAGGGTATTCAAACGAAGATCTCGCTGCTGTTCCTGAAGGCGCAAATCTAGGACTTGGATGCGGCAACCCCCAGGCTATTGCTGAACTGCGGGCAGGTGAATATGTTATGGATCTCGGGAGCGGCGGCGGGTTCGATTGCTTCCTCGCTTCCCGGCAGGTAGGTGAACAAGGCCATGTTATCGGTGTAGATATGACTCCTGAGATGATTAGCCGGGCAAGAGATAATGCCATTAAAGGTAAGTTTAATAATACCGAATTCAGGTTGGGAGAAATTGAACATCTTCCGGCGGCCGACAATTCGGTTAATGTCATAATCTCCAACTGTGTGATTAACCTCTCGCCTGATAAGCAGCAAGTATTCCGTGAAGCCTATCGCGTACTTATGCCCGGAGGGCGTCTGGCCATCTCTGATATTGTAACTACAGCTGAGCTACCCCCCGAGATCAAAAATGACCTGGGCGAATTATATTCGGGTTGTATCTCCGGGGCCTCTTTCATTTCTGATCTGGAGATGATGCTTCAGGAAAGCGGCTTTACTGAGATCCATATTGAGCCCAAAGACGAATCCAGAACATTTATCAAAGATTGGGTTCCCGGTGCGAACGTTGAGCAATACATCGTCTCTACTGTGATTAAAGCGAGAAAACAATCTTAA
- a CDS encoding MarR family winged helix-turn-helix transcriptional regulator: METPRELFQIMTRRLGLLNKDCCSVRGCKLSAAQSHLLYEIARSHNPSMQQVAEALGTDITTFSRQVQSLVKMNLVKKTPEPSDRRIYTLSLTSEGKLVAATIDQQMNEYLNEAFSHMSEFEVETLLRSIKLFNDAMGKSSNCCAPVKG; this comes from the coding sequence ATGGAAACCCCACGAGAACTATTTCAAATCATGACCCGGCGTTTAGGATTGCTCAATAAGGACTGCTGCAGCGTAAGGGGATGTAAACTATCCGCGGCCCAAAGCCATCTGCTTTATGAGATCGCCCGGAGCCATAATCCCTCCATGCAGCAAGTTGCCGAAGCACTGGGCACGGACATTACCACCTTCAGCAGACAAGTCCAGTCGTTGGTGAAAATGAATTTGGTAAAAAAGACACCTGAACCCAGCGATCGGAGAATCTATACCCTTTCCCTTACTTCCGAAGGAAAACTGGTGGCTGCAACTATTGATCAACAAATGAATGAATACCTGAATGAAGCCTTCTCGCATATGAGTGAGTTTGAAGTAGAAACATTGCTACGATCCATCAAGCTTTTCAACGATGCTATGGGGAAATCCAGCAATTGCTGCGCACCTGTTAAAGGGTGA
- a CDS encoding metalloregulator ArsR/SmtB family transcription factor — translation MNVLNELAEDLKLLGDKTRLTILTLLKEREWCVCEFVDLFDISQPAVSQHLRKLKSSGLVKEQKKGQWVYYSLSIEDKPHVAAILQLTPDTSFILSSLNKPSGAACCE, via the coding sequence ATGAATGTACTAAATGAACTTGCGGAAGATTTAAAACTCCTTGGAGATAAAACACGGCTCACGATTCTAACCCTTTTAAAAGAACGGGAGTGGTGTGTATGTGAATTCGTGGATCTTTTTGACATCTCCCAACCAGCCGTAAGCCAGCATCTGCGCAAATTGAAAAGCAGCGGATTGGTTAAGGAACAGAAAAAAGGCCAGTGGGTGTATTACTCTTTAAGCATTGAAGATAAGCCTCATGTTGCGGCCATTCTTCAGCTTACACCGGATACCAGCTTCATTCTATCCAGTTTAAACAAGCCGTCTGGTGCTGCCTGCTGCGAGTAA
- the arsC gene encoding arsenate reductase (thioredoxin): MNKKTIYFLCTGNSCRSQMAEGWAKKYLGEEWKVYSAGIEAHGLNPKAVQAMSEAGIDISGQTSDIIDPQLLNSSDLVITLCGDAADKCPITPPQVKREHWGFDDPAKAQGTDEEKWAVFQRVRDQVGERIKRFAETGE, from the coding sequence ATGAATAAGAAAACCATTTACTTCTTATGTACAGGAAACTCCTGCCGGAGCCAGATGGCGGAAGGCTGGGCCAAAAAATATTTGGGTGAGGAGTGGAAAGTATACAGCGCCGGCATAGAGGCTCATGGTCTGAATCCGAAAGCCGTTCAGGCGATGAGTGAAGCAGGTATAGATATCTCAGGTCAAACGTCTGATATTATTGATCCGCAATTGCTCAACAGCTCCGATCTAGTTATTACATTGTGTGGAGACGCAGCTGACAAATGCCCTATTACGCCGCCTCAGGTGAAACGTGAGCACTGGGGATTCGATGATCCAGCGAAGGCTCAAGGAACAGATGAGGAAAAATGGGCGGTGTTTCAGCGGGTTCGTGATCAAGTGGGTGAGCGCATTAAACGATTTGCTGAAACAGGTGAATAG